The window CAGCTTGCGCTTGGTGCCGCCACCGCGAATGTCGTAGATGCCGGTTTCGGCGGCACGCTGGATTTCCTGGATAGTCAGGCGGTCGAAGGTGGCCGACTCGCGCAGGACCGGGGCTTTTGGTGTTGTTGAGTCACTCATGATCTTGCTCCTGAATCAGTACGCGGAGGCGTTATCGACTTTGAAGTTGTACAACTGGCGGGCCGAACCGTAGCGCTTGAAGTCAGCGGCCTGGTGCTCGAAACCGGCGCGGTTTAACAGTTCCTGCAGCTCGTCCAGGTGTTCGGCGCGCATCTCTTTCTCGATGCAGTCCGACCCAAGGGATTCCACCGAGCCCTTCACGTAGATGTGGGTTTCATACAGCGAATCGCCCAGCGCATCGCCTGCATCGCCACACACCACCAGCCGTCCGGCCTGGCCCATGAAGCAACTCATGTGGCCAATGCTGCCGCCCACCACGATGTCGATGCCCTTCATGGAAATACCGCAACGGGCCCCGGCGTCACCCTCGATCACCAGCAGGCCGCCGTGAGCCGTGGCCCCGGCTGCCTGGGAAGCGCTGCCTTTGACCCGCACGTAGCCGGACATCATGTTCTCGGCGCACCCGACGCCGACGTTGCCGTGTACGGTGATCGAGGCTTTCTGATTCATGCCCGCACAGTAGTAACCGGCGTGGCCCTGGATATCGATGGACACTGCTTCGTTGACGCCGACCGCCAGGTTGTGGGCGCCGTTGGAATGCGTCACGACCCACTCGCGGTCCTGAACATTGTTGACTTGGTCATGCAGGGCCTGATTCAGCTCACGCACGGTGGAGGTGGAAAGATCGATAGTTTTCATGTGTGCGCTCCTTAAGCCGACTCGCGTTCCCAGATGTACATAGTGGCCGGGACAGGTTCCCAGACCTTGGCGTGTTCAATGCCCGGCAGGCTCGACAGCGCCTGATATTCCGAAGCCATCGCCACGTAATCGTCGGTTTCGGCAAGGATCGCCGGTTTGCAGGCAATCGGATCGCGGATCACCGCAAAGCCGTTGCGGGTGCCGATGGCGAAGGTGAAGAAGCCGTCCAGCGCTTCCAGGGAGCTGTCCAAAGCGGTCTTTAATGAGTCGCCTTGCTGCAGACGCCAGGCCAGGTAACCGGCGGCGACTTCGGTGTCGTTTTCGGTGTCGAAGTTGATGCCTTCGCGGCGCAGCTCCTGACGCAGGCGGAAGTGGTTGGACAGCGAGCCGTTGTGCACCAGGCACAGGTCGGCACCGGTGGAAAACGGGTGGCTGCCTTCCATGGTCACGGCGCTTTCAGTGGCCATGCGGGTGTGGCCAATGATGTGGCTACCCTTCATATTGGCCAGGCCGAAACGCTCGGAAATTTCCCTGGGCAGGCCCATGCCCTTGAGGATTTCGATGCTCTTGCCAGCGCTCATGATCCGCACGCTGGGCGCCAGTTCAGCCAGTGCACCGCGCACCACGGCCTCTTCAGCCTTGATCTTCAACACGATGGCGCTGGCGTTCTGGAACCAGTCCAGCGACGCGCCAAGCCGACCTTCCAGCTCGCCAACCAGCGCCTGAAAGTCGTAATCCTCGGTGGTGGCCTGCAGGGTCAGCTTGATCCAGCCGTCCCCGACTTCATCGCCATAAATCGCAAACCCTGCGCTGTCCGGGCCACGATCAGTCATGGCTTCGAGCATGGGTTCAAACAACTTGCCGAGCTGGGACTCCAGCGCCGGATTTTTCAGATACAAGCCAACGATTCCGCACATAGCCTCACCTTGTTCGGGGGCGGCAAGCTGCAAGCTTTAAGCTGCAAGCCAGCCGTTGTGGATAGAAAATTCATGTTCACTGCTGATCGCTTTTACTTGCCGCTTGCAGCTTGAAACTCGCAGCTGCCGCCCAGCTAAATCAAAAAAATTCGGTATAACGCTTGATCTCCCAATCACTCTCGGGGGCGGCAAGCTGCAAGCTTTGAGCTGCAAGCCAGCCGTTGTGGATAGAAAATTCATGTTCACTGCTGATCGCTTTTACTTGCCGCTTGCAGCTTGAAACTCGCAGCTGCCGCCCAGCTAAATCAAAAAAATTCGGTATAACGCTTGATCTCCCAATCACTCTCGGGGGCGGCAAGCTGCAAGCTTTGAGCTGCAAGCCAGCCGTTGTGGATAGAAAATTCATGTTCACTGCTGATCGCTTTTACTTGCCGCTTGCAGCTTGAAACTCGCAGCTGCCGCCCAGCTAAATCAAAAAAATTCGGTATAACGCTTGATCTCCCAATCACTCACATGGCGGCTGTATTCCACCCACTCCATGCGTTTGAGCTTGATGAATTCGCCCACGATTTCCGGCCCCATGACTTCGGCGAACAGTGGGTCGGCCTCCAGGGCATCGCAGGCTTCCTTCAGCGATTGCGGCAAGGTGCCTATGCCCCGAGCGGCGATTTCTTCGAGGCTCAGGCTGTAGAGGTTTTCGTTGCAGATCTGGTCCGGTTCCAGTTGACGGTCGATGCCATCCAGGCCCGCGGCGATGATCGCGGCGCTGACCAGATAGGGGTTGCAACCGGCGTCCGGCAGGCGGAATTCCAGGCGGCCGTAAGGCACGCGGACCATGGCCGAGCGGTTGTTGGCACCGAAGGCGATGAAGGCCGGAGCCCAGGTCGCGCCGGACAGGGAGTTGCCGACAACCAGTCGTTTGTAGGAATTGACGGTCGGCGCGGCGAAGGCACACAGCGCCGGGCCATGGGCGAGCAGACCGGCAGCGAAGTGATAGGCCATTTTTGACAGGCCCATGCCGTTCTTGTCGCTGGCATCAAAGAACAGGTTCTTGCTCTCGGCGCTGCTGATCGACAGGTGAAAGTGCATGCCATTGCCTGCCCGTTTCGGGTCCGGCTTGGGCATGAACGAGCAGATCATGCCCATGTCGTTGGCGATCTCACCGGCGGCCATGCGGAAGAAGGTAAAACGGTCTGCCGACTCCATGGCGTCGCTGTAGGTGTAATTGATCTCGAACTGGCCGTTGGCGTCTTCGTGGTCGATCTGATAGATCTCGAAACCCACGGGCTGCAGGGCCTCGGTCAGGCGCTCCAGAAACGCCCGGGAGCGGGACAGGCCTTTGTAGTCATAGCAAGGCTTGTCGAGGTTATCGCTGGCGTCCACCAGTTGCAGCTGGCCGCTTTCGTCGCGGCGCATCAGGTTGAATTCCGGCTCAAGACCGGTGTTCAAGGTCCAGCCTTTGTCTTTCAGGCGCTGAACCTGCTGCTGCAACACATAGCGGCTGTCATAGGGATGCGGCTTGCCATCCACATGCCCGATGCACACCACCCGGCCATAGCCTGGCTGCCAAGGCACCGGGGTCAGGGTCGACAGATCGCCCTTGGCCATGAAGTCCGGCCCGTGAGGCTCCATGCCCATGCCGCAGATCGCGAATCCGGCAAACCCGGCACCGGCTTCGGCCACCGCCTCCAGACCGCAAATCGGCACGGACTTGGTTTTCGCGGCACCGTGGATATCGACGAATTGCGCCAGCACGTATTTGATCCCGTGTTCCTCGATCAAGCGCTGTGTTTCTGGTGGCAACATGAGTATTCACTCCTCGCGAAAGGCAAGCGTTGTAGTGGGAAGAACGCTGCAAGCGACCCGGCCGAAATCAATTATTCCGAATAGGAAACTTACTTTCCCTACAAGAATGCAAACAGCTTGCCAGCTTGGTATGCCAAAGACCCAAAAAACGAGAGAGGCGAATTTCTGCTGTTTATATGGGAAACTTCCTTTCCCTCGAAGAATAATCAGCGACGCCCGGATCTCAGGGCGCGCAAATCGCACATTCCTGGTGCGAATATAAATTTAACGAACAGAAACCGTGCAGGCCTGATGAACATGTCCACCGAATCAGAACCCAAGTTGAAACTCGAGCAGTACCTGGGCATCCAGATCAAACGCCAGCGGCAGGCACAGGAATTGAAATTGGCCGATGTGGCGCGCATCGCCGGTATCAGCCAGGGCATGCTGAGCAAAATCGAAAATGCTCAGGTCTCCACCAGCCTGGATAACCTCAGCCGCTTGTGCGACGTGCTGGGCATGCCCATGTCCAAACTGTTCGCGCAGTACGATCAGAAAGGCAGCAGTGCCCTGCTGGTCAAGGCCGATGAAGGCCTGGAGGTGGTTCGTCGCGGCACCGAGAAAGGCCACACCTATCACCTGCTCAACCACACCCGTGGGCCGAAGAAGAGTTTCGAGGCATACATGGTGAGCATGGATGACGCCAGCGAAGAGTTCCCGACCTTCTCCCACCCCGGCACCGAGTTCCTGCATCTGCTGGAAGGCGAGCTGGTGTATCGCCATGGCAACCAGCTGTATCGCATGCAGGCGGGCGACAGCCTGACCTTCGACGGCGAAATTCCTCACGGCCCGGAAGAACTGGTGCAGGTGCCCATCCGGTTGTTGTCGATCATGAACTACGGCGCGCAGGGGGAGTAATTCCGCCCCGCCTTCTACGCCGCGCTTCCGCGCAACAAACACAGGAGCTGTGGGAGCAAGCTTGCTTGCGAAGGGGCCGGTACGTCCGGCACATCTGCTTTGCTAGACACATAGCCTTCGAGCAAGGTGGAGCGCCTCCCCCGGTCGATCCCACACAAAGCATTTCAATTCGCACAGTGGTTTCGCACTTACTCTCGATAGCGTCGACAAGGTCAACGCAGAAAGCGCCTAAGAACCGCTAAATATTTCCCACCAAGAAAATAAGTTTCCAGAAAATTCTGGACGCGCAGTTTTCTTTCGCCTATAAATCCGCATTAAGAATATTTAATTCCTGAAGGGAATTTTTATTCATCAGAGAAAAATTTTTTTGCCCCTGAATTTTCGCCCTGCGCTGAGCTGCCGCCACTTCTCCGAGGACAAGCCATGCAACACGAAAAGAACCATTTCATTCTCAAGGTCAGCTGCCCGGCGACGTCAGGCATCGTCGCCGCCGTGGCGTCGTACCTGGCGACCAACAGCTGCTACATCGGTGAAATGGCGCAGTTCGACGACGAGTTCAGCGGCCAGTTTTTCATGCGGGCAGTGTTTCGCTTCAACGACGGGCACAGCGGCGACATCGATCAACTCAAGGGCGGTTTCGAAGAAGTGGCCAGCGCATTCGGCATGCAGTGGGAGTTGCACGACACCCGCGCGCCGATGCGTGTGCTGCTGATGGTCAGCAAGTTCGATCATTGCCTGACTGACTTGCTGTATCGCTACCACAAAGGCGAGATGGACATGACCATCACCGCCATCGTCTCCAACCACCTGGACCTGCGGCACATGGCCGAGCGTGAAGGCATCCGCTTTATCTACCTGCCGGTGAGCAAAGACACCAAGGCCACCCAGGAAGCCGAGCTGATGAAGATTGTTGACGACACCAGCACCGAACTGGTGGTGCTGGCGCGCTACATGCAGATCCTCTCCGATGACCTGTGCAAGCAACTGTCGGGCCGGGCGATCAACATTCACCACTCATTCCTGCCCGGCTTCAAAG of the Paucimonas lemoignei genome contains:
- a CDS encoding glutamate synthase, small subunit, translating into MKTIDLSTSTVRELNQALHDQVNNVQDREWVVTHSNGAHNLAVGVNEAVSIDIQGHAGYYCAGMNQKASITVHGNVGVGCAENMMSGYVRVKGSASQAAGATAHGGLLVIEGDAGARCGISMKGIDIVVGGSIGHMSCFMGQAGRLVVCGDAGDALGDSLYETHIYVKGSVESLGSDCIEKEMRAEHLDELQELLNRAGFEHQAADFKRYGSARQLYNFKVDNASAY
- the purF_2 gene encoding glutamine amidotransferase, class-II protein; protein product: MCGIVGLYLKNPALESQLGKLFEPMLEAMTDRGPDSAGFAIYGDEVGDGWIKLTLQATTEDYDFQALVGELEGRLGASLDWFQNASAIVLKIKAEEAVVRGALAELAPSVRIMSAGKSIEILKGMGLPREISERFGLANMKGSHIIGHTRMATESAVTMEGSHPFSTGADLCLVHNGSLSNHFRLRQELRREGINFDTENDTEVAAGYLAWRLQQGDSLKTALDSSLEALDGFFTFAIGTRNGFAVIRDPIACKPAILAETDDYVAMASEYQALSSLPGIEHAKVWEPVPATMYIWERESA
- the purU_2 gene encoding formyltetrahydrofolate deformylase, whose amino-acid sequence is MQHEKNHFILKVSCPATSGIVAAVASYLATNSCYIGEMAQFDDEFSGQFFMRAVFRFNDGHSGDIDQLKGGFEEVASAFGMQWELHDTRAPMRVLLMVSKFDHCLTDLLYRYHKGEMDMTITAIVSNHLDLRHMAEREGIRFIYLPVSKDTKATQEAELMKIVDDTSTELVVLARYMQILSDDLCKQLSGRAINIHHSFLPGFKGAKPYHQAYERGVKLIGATAHYVTSDLDEGPIIEQEVQRVDHAYLPADLVAMGRDTETVALSKAVKYHLEHRVFLNHDRTVVFR
- the glnT gene encoding glutamate--ammonia ligase — translated: MLPPETQRLIEEHGIKYVLAQFVDIHGAAKTKSVPICGLEAVAEAGAGFAGFAICGMGMEPHGPDFMAKGDLSTLTPVPWQPGYGRVVCIGHVDGKPHPYDSRYVLQQQVQRLKDKGWTLNTGLEPEFNLMRRDESGQLQLVDASDNLDKPCYDYKGLSRSRAFLERLTEALQPVGFEIYQIDHEDANGQFEINYTYSDAMESADRFTFFRMAAGEIANDMGMICSFMPKPDPKRAGNGMHFHLSISSAESKNLFFDASDKNGMGLSKMAYHFAAGLLAHGPALCAFAAPTVNSYKRLVVGNSLSGATWAPAFIAFGANNRSAMVRVPYGRLEFRLPDAGCNPYLVSAAIIAAGLDGIDRQLEPDQICNENLYSLSLEEIAARGIGTLPQSLKEACDALEADPLFAEVMGPEIVGEFIKLKRMEWVEYSRHVSDWEIKRYTEFF
- the puuR_2 gene encoding DNA-binding protein, which encodes MSTESEPKLKLEQYLGIQIKRQRQAQELKLADVARIAGISQGMLSKIENAQVSTSLDNLSRLCDVLGMPMSKLFAQYDQKGSSALLVKADEGLEVVRRGTEKGHTYHLLNHTRGPKKSFEAYMVSMDDASEEFPTFSHPGTEFLHLLEGELVYRHGNQLYRMQAGDSLTFDGEIPHGPEELVQVPIRLLSIMNYGAQGE